A single Candidatus Omnitrophota bacterium DNA region contains:
- a CDS encoding ABC transporter ATP-binding protein, with amino-acid sequence MDAINAKDLTKHFFHRRGIFGRRCLTAVNNVTLSVRKGEAFGLLGPNGAGKTTLIKMLTTLITPSKGELFVNGYGLREEKKIKGSISLIYPGERSFYHRLTGRQNLEFFAALHGIHPSPARVKIGGLLKTVGLSNDADVWFEKYSSGMKQRLAVARGLLNDPEIIFMDEPTKGLDPIEARRFRRFVREFLSGEKRKTVFLATHQLDEAEDICDRVAVMDSGEIKICGMIGEFAGSGRTGLYDLLVRTVDGGKS; translated from the coding sequence ATGGACGCGATAAACGCAAAAGATCTGACAAAGCATTTTTTCCACCGCCGGGGCATCTTCGGGAGGCGGTGCTTAACAGCAGTAAATAATGTGACCTTATCTGTCCGCAAGGGGGAGGCCTTTGGTCTCCTCGGACCGAACGGCGCGGGGAAGACCACCCTTATAAAGATGCTTACGACGTTGATCACGCCGTCGAAAGGGGAGTTATTCGTTAACGGCTACGGCCTGAGAGAAGAGAAGAAGATAAAAGGATCTATAAGCCTGATCTACCCGGGAGAGAGAAGTTTTTACCATCGCCTGACCGGCAGGCAGAACCTTGAGTTTTTTGCAGCTTTGCACGGCATCCATCCCTCCCCTGCCAGAGTGAAGATAGGCGGATTGCTGAAGACGGTCGGGCTGAGTAACGATGCCGATGTGTGGTTCGAGAAATACTCTTCGGGTATGAAACAGAGATTGGCCGTTGCCCGCGGTCTGCTCAATGATCCGGAAATAATCTTCATGGATGAGCCTACAAAAGGGCTGGACCCGATAGAGGCGCGGAGATTCAGGAGATTTGTGAGGGAGTTCCTTTCTGGAGAGAAGAGAAAGACGGTCTTCCTGGCTACCCATCAGCTCGACGAGGCCGAAGATATCTGCGATCGCGTTGCTGTGATGGATTCGGGTGAGATAAAGATCTGTGGGATGATCGGGGAATTCGCCGGCTCCGGGCGTACGGGTCTCTATGACCTGTTGGTCAGAACAGTGGACGGAGGGAAGAGTTGA
- the tatC gene encoding twin-arginine translocase subunit TatC, protein MERELPFLGHLEELRKRIIISLAALIITTLICLPFSAHIFRILKLPMAGVVDKLAFFGPEEAFMIYMKVAFFAGFLAALPVIAYQCWAFAAPAIEDRLRRYTAHFVLLCSLAFLAGCSFAYFALLPNALRFLLGFALEDLEPVISADKYISFVIAITACSGIVFEMPVLSFLLTRAGIIDAGLLRRKFGWAVIMIALAAAVITPTTDIFNMLLMAVPMLALYEVSIWVSFLASKGRYGKD, encoded by the coding sequence ATGGAACGGGAACTCCCCTTTCTCGGGCACCTGGAAGAGCTCAGGAAACGTATCATCATATCTCTCGCCGCTCTCATAATCACCACGCTCATATGCCTGCCTTTTTCTGCCCATATATTCAGGATACTCAAGCTGCCCATGGCCGGGGTCGTTGATAAGCTCGCCTTCTTCGGCCCCGAAGAGGCGTTCATGATCTATATGAAGGTCGCCTTCTTTGCCGGTTTCCTGGCGGCATTGCCCGTCATCGCGTACCAGTGCTGGGCCTTCGCTGCCCCGGCGATAGAGGACCGTCTCAGGAGATATACCGCCCATTTTGTCTTACTCTGCTCGCTCGCTTTCCTGGCCGGATGCTCTTTTGCCTATTTTGCGTTACTGCCTAACGCGCTCAGGTTCCTTCTCGGTTTTGCCCTCGAGGACCTGGAGCCGGTCATATCGGCCGATAAGTATATCTCGTTCGTCATAGCCATAACGGCATGTTCCGGTATTGTATTTGAGATGCCCGTATTGAGCTTTCTCCTTACCAGGGCAGGGATAATAGATGCCGGCCTCCTGCGCAGAAAATTCGGGTGGGCGGTAATAATGATAGCCCTCGCAGCGGCGGTAATAACGCCTACGACCGATATCTTTAACATGCTCCTCATGGCCGTGCCGATGTTAGCGCTCTATGAGGTGAGTATATGGGTGTCTTTCCTTGCCTCGAAGGGTCGATATGGTAAAGATTAA
- a CDS encoding PqqD family peptide modification chaperone — translation MKEISVIVPVRNRERYIGPCLESILDQAIGEDRFEVIVVDNGSTDKTAQVIRSYPVKYLYLERPSISASRNLGIRNSSGEYVAFIDSDSVADENWLRELLGGFDHPRVGGCGGKISVLDKDNKRLSTPLTPHERFIECNRSNLPRAFTGNVIFKRRSLSRVGFFDETAQLELNGEDVDLSWRLHLAGYHLKYVDSAIVYHDSKLTIKDVCRIGYRKGQTNGFMKKKYYFINKMFCTGINMVLYPQILFLLYVGKGATADNIFLTVVKGLLYAVSALFGEISFIAGYRSEKYRPVFKRFKEEMMDMTAERGFSAVEDLDGSKMKIPKGVIWGGRLNETNVADMTSRNVFHLNKIGSFIWCNMLDSRPLDEITVKLAESYGMEYSLIEKDVSDFILELKKHNFLEPAG, via the coding sequence ATGAAAGAGATATCCGTGATCGTGCCTGTCCGCAACAGAGAGAGGTATATAGGCCCGTGCTTGGAATCTATATTGGACCAGGCCATAGGCGAAGACCGGTTCGAGGTGATCGTCGTCGACAACGGGTCTACGGATAAAACGGCTCAGGTTATCCGGTCCTATCCGGTTAAATATCTCTATCTGGAGAGGCCTTCCATCTCCGCCTCCAGAAACCTGGGTATCAGGAATTCCTCCGGTGAGTACGTTGCATTTATCGACAGCGATTCGGTCGCGGATGAAAACTGGCTACGGGAGCTGCTCGGAGGTTTTGACCACCCGAGGGTCGGCGGCTGCGGAGGAAAGATATCGGTGCTGGATAAAGACAATAAACGGCTAAGCACTCCACTCACGCCTCACGAACGATTCATAGAATGTAACAGGTCCAATCTGCCAAGGGCATTTACCGGGAACGTGATCTTTAAAAGGAGATCATTGTCGAGAGTGGGATTTTTTGACGAAACGGCCCAATTGGAATTGAACGGAGAAGATGTAGACCTGTCATGGCGATTGCATCTGGCGGGGTATCATTTGAAGTATGTCGATTCCGCGATCGTCTACCATGATTCGAAATTGACCATAAAAGATGTATGCAGGATCGGATATCGTAAAGGGCAGACCAACGGTTTTATGAAAAAGAAGTACTATTTTATAAATAAGATGTTCTGCACGGGTATAAATATGGTGCTCTACCCGCAAATATTGTTTCTATTATACGTTGGGAAGGGGGCTACCGCGGACAACATATTTTTAACCGTCGTTAAAGGGCTTCTCTATGCCGTATCTGCATTATTCGGAGAGATAAGTTTCATCGCAGGATATAGGAGTGAAAAGTATAGGCCTGTCTTTAAAAGATTTAAAGAGGAGATGATGGATATGACGGCAGAGAGGGGTTTCAGCGCTGTCGAGGACCTGGATGGGTCCAAGATGAAGATCCCGAAAGGCGTCATATGGGGAGGCCGCCTGAATGAGACCAATGTGGCGGACATGACTTCCCGCAATGTATTTCACCTGAATAAAATAGGCTCTTTTATCTGGTGCAACATGCTTGATTCACGGCCATTGGATGAAATAACCGTTAAATTAGCGGAGAGTTACGGAATGGAATACTCCTTAATAGAGAAAGACGTAAGCGACTTTATCCTGGAGCTCAAAAAGCATAATTTTCTGGAGCCGGCAGGATAG
- a CDS encoding radical SAM protein gives MKTTSPSYLFSKLDKGLSLFSAQIGLTSRCNENCVHCLVCKEPKSELHTGEIKSVISELKKLNCLTLIFTGGEAMLREDFFDILDFAKGKGFAIRILSNGTLIDETNVKYLKVINPLNMQISLYGATAGMHDSITRLKGSFERTVRAIDNLKKNRIRFNIACMVMRNNFRELPLIREMAKRRRWKVVMDFLIRPNESGSKVPTGYRVKDGQMREAYSLGLLPYMDRNKRLRHYSKKRLYATRMGRGHIFISSDGKVYPGINMRVEVGDLRRDSLSDIWDKSEKLNWLRGLSLSDFECSGCKYLLNCCWDPGLALAEHGDLFKRPKEFCRFTKLIAGKTWQ, from the coding sequence ATGAAGACGACCAGCCCCTCATACCTGTTTTCAAAGTTGGATAAAGGCCTTTCCTTATTTTCTGCGCAGATCGGGCTGACGAGCAGGTGTAATGAAAATTGTGTGCATTGCCTGGTCTGCAAAGAACCGAAGAGCGAGTTACACACAGGCGAAATTAAGTCCGTCATATCTGAACTCAAAAAGTTAAATTGCCTGACGTTAATATTCACCGGCGGAGAGGCAATGCTGAGAGAAGATTTTTTCGATATATTGGATTTTGCCAAAGGGAAGGGATTTGCCATAAGAATACTTTCAAACGGCACCCTGATAGACGAAACAAATGTAAAGTATTTAAAGGTGATAAATCCCCTGAATATGCAGATAAGCCTGTATGGGGCTACCGCCGGGATGCATGATTCGATCACCCGGCTTAAAGGTTCTTTTGAAAGGACGGTACGGGCTATCGACAATTTAAAAAAGAACAGGATACGTTTCAACATTGCGTGTATGGTAATGCGCAACAATTTCAGAGAGTTACCTTTGATCAGAGAGATGGCAAAGAGGCGGCGATGGAAGGTGGTCATGGATTTTCTCATAAGGCCGAATGAATCGGGCTCTAAGGTCCCCACCGGATACCGTGTCAAAGACGGGCAGATGAGAGAGGCGTATTCCCTCGGCCTCTTACCCTATATGGATAGGAATAAGCGGCTAAGGCATTACAGCAAAAAGCGTCTTTACGCGACCCGCATGGGGAGAGGGCACATCTTCATCTCTTCGGACGGGAAAGTCTATCCCGGCATAAACATGCGGGTAGAGGTGGGGGATTTAAGAAGGGACTCTCTTTCCGACATATGGGATAAGTCGGAGAAATTGAATTGGCTTCGAGGCCTGAGCTTATCGGATTTTGAATGTTCAGGTTGTAAATATCTCCTTAACTGCTGCTGGGATCCGGGGCTTGCCCTTGCGGAACATGGGGACCTCTTTAAGAGGCCGAAAGAATTTTGCAGGTTCACAAAGCTTATTGCAGGCAAGACATGGCAATGA
- a CDS encoding PqqD family protein, with amino-acid sequence MPLARKYRIDKDKVTYRVIDNEAVILNLDSGYYYSLNGVGTEIWKMMAVGKTTDEILDYFEAEYRLSKSRLKGDLLELINDLEREGLIQAL; translated from the coding sequence ATGCCGCTGGCCAGGAAATACAGGATCGATAAGGACAAAGTGACCTACAGGGTAATAGATAACGAGGCGGTTATACTTAACCTGGATAGCGGATATTATTACAGTTTAAATGGAGTGGGGACGGAGATATGGAAGATGATGGCTGTCGGAAAGACCACGGACGAGATACTGGATTATTTTGAGGCCGAGTATCGATTATCAAAGTCAAGGTTGAAAGGCGACCTCCTTGAACTTATCAATGACCTGGAGAGGGAGGGGTTGATACAAGCGTTATGA
- the tatA gene encoding twin-arginine translocase TatA/TatE family subunit, which yields MRIFGLGIQELLIIFLICLLVFGAAKLPEIGKALGKTINEFKKSLKDPDSDNGHKEQK from the coding sequence ATGAGGATATTCGGATTGGGTATACAGGAGCTGCTCATAATATTCCTGATCTGCCTTCTCGTATTCGGGGCCGCCAAGCTCCCGGAGATCGGCAAAGCGCTCGGCAAGACGATAAACGAGTTCAAAAAGTCGCTGAAAGATCCGGACTCCGATAACGGGCACAAAGAGCAGAAGTAG
- a CDS encoding ABC transporter permease — translation MNFFIKAAAFIKKSFIIQKNYPLQFFIVIFDIVLGLAFFYFLTKMLGQDQEQRFGFYGGGLFTFFLIGMAYAGFLYTWLYCFSDMLQNEFYSGTLEVALATPTGIFQILFFSSLWPQLYAFLNVFLYFIIGILIFGARISAANYPLVLTVTLVSMVAFAGLGITSAALLIVFKKGDLLKKALYVPSLFLSGVYFPVEALPGWLQKISSILPATYSLRAIRNALGGNSAGSVYGDIGVLAIFAAILFPAGIYIFKRAFLHSKKVGSLTSY, via the coding sequence TTGAATTTTTTTATAAAAGCCGCCGCATTCATAAAGAAGAGTTTCATAATCCAAAAAAATTATCCTTTGCAATTCTTTATAGTCATATTTGACATTGTTTTGGGGTTAGCATTTTTTTATTTTTTAACGAAAATGTTGGGACAGGATCAGGAGCAGAGGTTCGGGTTTTATGGAGGAGGGCTCTTCACATTTTTTCTGATCGGCATGGCCTATGCCGGTTTCCTTTACACCTGGCTATACTGCTTTTCCGATATGCTTCAGAATGAATTCTATTCCGGAACGCTGGAAGTTGCGCTTGCGACACCGACCGGTATATTCCAGATACTATTCTTTTCCTCGTTATGGCCCCAGCTATATGCCTTCCTGAACGTTTTTTTATATTTTATCATAGGGATTTTGATATTCGGGGCCCGTATATCCGCGGCGAACTATCCGCTCGTTCTGACAGTGACATTGGTCTCTATGGTAGCGTTTGCCGGGTTGGGGATAACTTCGGCTGCCCTATTGATAGTTTTTAAGAAAGGCGACCTTCTGAAGAAGGCGTTATATGTCCCGTCACTGTTTTTAAGCGGGGTCTACTTTCCCGTAGAGGCTTTGCCTGGATGGCTGCAGAAGATATCGTCGATCCTCCCGGCAACATATTCGCTGCGAGCTATCCGGAATGCGCTCGGAGGCAATTCTGCCGGTTCTGTTTACGGGGATATTGGGGTATTGGCTATTTTTGCCGCGATCTTATTTCCGGCGGGCATATATATATTCAAGAGGGCTTTTCTGCACAGTAAAAAGGTCGGCAGCCTGACCAGCTATTAA